The Microcaecilia unicolor chromosome 3, aMicUni1.1, whole genome shotgun sequence nucleotide sequence GTGAATCACTTCCATTCCAGCCAGGTAGGCCCCGCAGtgatctaatatttatttatttaatttaacttttaaaaacatttttcattcTGTTTTCTGCTGCTAGTGCTACTTTGACAAGAGCCCGGGGCCCGGGGGGTATCATAAAGTGTGAAAAGGAAGgggaggcctgggggggggggggcaagatagaGCACTACTCTGGATGGGAGAAAGAAGACAATGGCAATGGGcatgaatggccaaatttcagtgaggatatcctgtttcctgctgggttcgtcttaactgttgttgtaatctataaAATTGATggaatattgaaattaaatggaagtagaattaaactctcctttcatttggggcacacatggaatcagatcttcatctgttttgtagaagtttaccttttagatatataaatggattattctgttttgaacatgtttcagggggaagtggttttattaccgaccagacagagataagagttttcagttttggcacagtataagttatcacaagaacaaaatataagaaaaccaatatgggctgcattaggggctgcCCATCCTTTTATTCCTGTATAGTTTCTTCCACGATAGGATTTCACCGATGTTTTTAGATCTTGTAAAAGCCAATAAAAATTAGGTTAACAGAGCACAAATCTAGGATTCTGAATAAACAGTCACCAGTATACTGCGCTTTACCATCCTCTCATCTGCTAGGCTCAGATGATCATAAAGCTCTGAATTCTTGCCCCTTCACCAAAGCATTAAGACAGTCTGTTATCCATCAGTCTGGTTTCTTTCCAAAGATGTCTGTTCTGGCCATCCTGCATTTTCTGTAGTGGATTCACTGCACATTCGCTCTGTGTTCTCTGCTTAAACCTTCCACGAAACCTCTGGCTTCCGCTACCTCTGTGAACATCagggatttcccccccccccccccccatgccacacTCGCAACTTTGCAGGGTATAGAAGCGAAAAACGTATGCCTTTACTGTAcaactgtgtgcatgtgggagccaTTGCTTTTCGTTGTTGTGCCACCATTGTGGAGTAATCATTGAACAGCAGGATTTTATAGCCATTGTATTCCAGCTTTGCTTGCTTGGAGCGGccgtttctctttttctctccagtTAAGATAATGCGCTATAGCTGTTCGGGGTTTCTCATCTCCTTCTCTCCGAACCCCAATTCGGTGTGCCCGATCACACTGCCATGTGCCTGTATTTCTGTCCACGCCCAGTTGTGTCGGCAACCATTCGCTAAAGAATTTATACAGCTCACTGTCTTTCACCGACTCCGGCAATCCTACCACCCGCAAGTTGTGACGGCGGGTCCGAGTCTCCTGCTCCTCCACTCTCTCTTTAAGGGCTGCCGCTTCTTTCTGTAACTCGGCTATTTGGGACGCCATACCTCGGGTAGTGTCCTCCTGCACGTGCACCCGCTGCTCTACTTCCGTTAACCTTCGGGATTGCGAGTCCAGCTTTTTCATTGATTTCCTCAATGGCTGAGTGGATTTTATTCAATTGATCCTCCAACACCGCTGTTACTGTGGAGGAAATCTCTCTCGCCCAGTCTCCCACTCTCTTCTCTGTTACAGGCGGGGACTCCGGAGCCGTCGCCATTTTGTTAGCTGTTACCGCTTGGGCGCTTTTTGTTCTCAGGCCTCCCTGGTTCTTCGTGGGCATACCTTTCTCCTTTGCGCCCGTTGATTACTTCGACCACTTCCTGGCGACTCTGACGGCAAACACGCTTTCTTGGGTGCTTCGGGTTACAAGAAGAGCAGGTATATAGCCGGTTTTTGCAGGGATTCTGTGGAGCTCACTGATCCTGCTGCTGATCAGGAAGCAGTCATCACGTCCCTGAAAAGTCTTAGGGGCTGCTCCAGCTCTGTCCGGATAGTATGCCTGAAAAGACTTAGGGGCTGCCCCAGCTCTGTCCAGATAGTATCCTTGAAAAGTCTTACGGACCTTTCCGCTATCTGGATGAGCAGAATGCCCATACTCTACTCTGGCACTAAATGCTACAGATAGTcaacaatattcagtgcttgCTGCCCCAGAGTAGATATTGAGTTGTAAATAGCCAGTAATCCAGTGTGTGGCTGGTGTCATCaacacaggagccaacttttcaaaattattggggatgctaaacaCAATGGAAATTCTCTCTCCCTGGACATAGTcaaggagggttttttttccattactgggggtgctgaagcacccacataGCTGGCTTCTGTGTCTCCATtgggttcctggagggaaagagggagtgtGAAGACTTTTTGACCGATAATATCTTCTTTCTTCCAGGTGCAGATTACACTCAGAACGCCTCAGGTGAAGAAGCATTGCTCTGGGAATATAAACGTGGACTCGCTTTTCTCCACCAGGTTGATTACACCAATGGACATTTACACTGCCGTAAACCAGGTCACTACTTCATATATTCAAAGATCCAGTTTGGCGAGCTCAAATGTGAATCTCATCACAAGGAGTCGTTACTACTGATTCATGGGATCTACAAAAAGATACCCAGCTACCCCCAGGAGATGCCCCTGACGGTGAACCAAAAGCCCTACTGCAACAGGAAGGACTCGGATCAATGGTGGGACAACAGCTTCCTGGCTGGAATCTTCctcctggaggaagaggaggaactgTATGTGAAAGTGCCAAGTAAGCACATTGTACGCATCAAAGATGGCACCAGGTCCTACTTTGGAATGTTCATGATTTAAGTCACTTCCTGACACTGAGGGGAACTTTACTGGGACACACAGAAGAGTCCAAATAGAAGGATTAAAGGTTCTTTTATTCTACTGGGCTCATGCAGGCCAATGAAGGCTCCAGGGCTGCTGCAGCCCTTTTCTAAAAAGAGTCCAGGAACATCTGGCTCTCATCTTTCTCTCCTTTTGCATGATGTGTTAGTTCTCAGTGGGATCTCTGAGAAGCAGGGTCCTAGGTCACTATTTTTTTTGTGGTTCCTGGCAGTACATTGTGAGGTGTAGCTTGGCATAAATGGTTAATGTTCTCTGAAGATACCTGCTGTGAGGTCTCCACCAAAAACCCTTCTCACTTCAGGACACTGACAAAAGTCAAAAGCTTCATTAGATCTATGCTTTGATAGCTGAGGAAAGAGATGATGCTTAACAGCGGTACAAGAGGAGAAAAgctagaaaaaaagattttacttaTCAGAAATTAAGTTTTGGGTTTTCATTTTTCCCCCAAGATGAATTCTCATTGGTTTTCTCTTTAGAAACATGAGAAGGATGTAACTGACTACAGTATGCAAACTCttatgttcagaacccttattttatcatcctcactttaatattcccttatctcgtttgtcctgtttgtctgtcctaattagattgtaagctctgtcgagcagggactgactcttcatgttcaagtgtacagcgctgcgtacgtctagtagcgctatagaaatgataagtagtagtagtagtaaaccagtCTGTAGCTCCATAACTGAGGAAAGTGTTACCTGATACTCAGGTCTGAGCAGTATTAAGCTATATATTTATGGCTGGAAATTCCCAGGAATGCTGGCAGGATCCCATACATCATTCCAGGGAAACGTGGAATGCAATCTCTCCACGAGCTGTAAAGCAAAAAAGCCctacaaaaaagcacaaaagcaaCTTATAAGACAAAGAAGAGTAAACCCCTATAGGGCATGTCATCATCATGCCTCCCTCCAGTGGGTTCTTGTTCTGTCataccagtggaggagtagcctagtggttagtgtagtggactttgatcctggggaactgggttccattcccactgcagctccttgtgaatctgggcaagtcacttaaccctccattgcccaggtacaaataagggcctgtatataccatgtaaactgcttttaatgtagttgcaaaagcccaGAAAGAcaatgtatcaagtcccattaacaagatttcaGGCACAATATGAAAaaataggaacattccatgtagaaacccaaagaatagcaagattctggaatccctggaacatggaatgttgctactatttgagattctacgtggaatgttgctagtgaaggagtagcgactttgatcctggggaactgggttcaattcccactgtagctccttgtgattctgggcaagtcacttaaccccccattgcccaggtacaaataattacctgtatacactatgtaaaccacagaaagatggtatatcaagtcccatttccgttTTCCATTCATCCTCCCACTTGGGAAAGACAGAGCTCAAGGTATCCAGAGAGAAAtaatttgtgttcagttttagctCTGGGACACTTGGTTATTTCCCGCTTGAAATACTCTAGACCAAAATAGTCTTCTGTTCTCACTTTAGGCCTGGaagtgttggggtggggggctaAAACCTAAAATTAAAAGACATTTCCAAGAGTAAGGCAGCATTTTTAGGTGCAGATGCCTGCAATATATGAGTATAAGACAGGAAAGCTATGTTCAGGTGTAATTCTGTGCACCTAGGGATTATTTCCAAATACTTTCCCTTGGGAACCTGGTGGaagcagcctgttctaaaattcaCCTGCCTAAGAACAAAGTTTAGACTGATTCCtaatttttcctgatgttttaCCGTGTTATGATCTACCTCTGCCTTAGGATTTAAATTCAGCCAAAGCTCAGCTCCAGTATTGATAACTAAACTCTGCCAGCATTTCAAACCTGGCACAGGATCAGCAGCATAGGAGTCAGCTCTGGGGGTGCTCGAACATCCCCAATAAGAGCAAACTCCTTGACAATGTCCGGGGAGAGGTAGTTTCCATTGGGTTTAACACCCCCAAACACTTTGAAAATGTGGCTCCCGTCAGCCAGTTTACAAACTTCCCCTGAAGTGTGATTTTGTtaggagagagagcgagagaatgTGGGGAACTAATTTTGGCGAGTTTAAGTCTGACTTATCTGCTCAGTATCAGGGCAGCACTTGGAAATCTTACTCATAAGAACATTTTTGAGCTATAATCTGTTATCCTGTTCTCTGCCTTATCTGCTTTTTTGCATTTCAAAATAAAGTGAACGGCCAATCTTTTTATGTGGTTTTTGCTCAGCTATTTTTGTGAGATGCAGATGCATTTGTTTAACTCAAAGACAAACTTGGATTGGAAACTTCAGACTTATTTCAAGAAAAAGCTTCGACCGGGTTTTTTTGTTAGTTTTATGTATAAGTGAAATGTAGCCAATCATTTGCTCAGAAGTGCATTTTCTCTTATCATCCTGGAATCCGCCATGACATATGAAGAACAGAATAGGACGTGACCAGAGGCTGAACTATGTCCCTCTGCAGGATTATTCCAGTAAACCACAAAGTAAACTGAAAGATTTGCCAAGTTAGACAGACCcagatcaatattcagccttGCAGTTAATTTGTCTTATTTAGCTGTTTCAAATCATAGAGTCTGCAACGCTGTGTATTCACATATAGGGGCTAGATTCTAGTCATCATTCCTAAAAAAAACtggtgcaaaagaaaaaaaaccacgcctaggcatattctataaaagtgcacctaaatgtagccatcctttatagaatatgcctaaatttcagtacggcttatagaatacgcagAGCGCCGGTCCATGCTGCTAAATTGACTTGCtcgcagttacaccaagtaaaacttggtataaatgcagaTGGCTAAATTATGCGTGGACtatctgtattctataacaacgtgccgACACTTCCTGATGCAACAGGAAGAGGCAGGAAGCATGAGCCGCGAGATTTGAAGCTGCTCCTTGTGGCAGGTGcgcaagagggggaggggagcgagACCAGTATCTTCAGCTTCAAAATGTctccccttggcatctctgcttctTGAATACATGGGACATTCTCCTTCCTACAGCACAAAGCTAAGGATAAAGCCGGAAACACAGcgacttgcttcaggggtcacagagTCAGAAATAAGACTGGAGCCACAGGACAAAAAAGTGATTTCTCCCACTCCAGAGAGGACACATACATAGCTGTCTGTGACCTCTTTCACTCACAAGATTACACACAGAGATTTGGGAACTGGAAGGAGTTAAAAGAACTCGCTCGAGTCAAACATGAGCCAAAGCTGAGACATGAAGGGCCAAGGTCAAATTTATCTGATAGACCGCAGAATCATTATACAACAAAATCAGTTGAAATGGGGTAATAACGTtaaaaatctcaaaaaagatatagtggaattagacaaggtgcagagaagggcgacgaaaatgataaagggatgggacgacttccctatgaggaaaggctaaagcggctagcaggggcgtagccagacacccaattttgggtgggccagggcccaagatgggtgggcagaagaaccccaccccatcctataggtaatttggtctctcctctcgcctgcatgccatatggtctctcaaatttCCTCCTCTcttgcacaccttttaaatttcagattttcagtgaggagcaactaatacacacttctCATGtagcagcttcctgtttccgcataggcgggaataagtcagaggggaaggctttggggccggtgtgagcagtatgtatcagtcgcttcttcctgcaggcgaagatctgctatttataaggtatgcaggagggacagttgttgagagttttcagcttgggaatctctgctggccacatcataggtgtgctgctactggtgggcctgagctcaaagtgggtgggcctgggcccacccaagtccacccttggctacgccactggcagctagggctcttcagcttggagaaaaggcggctgaggggagatatgatagaggtctataaaataatgaatggagttgaatgggtagatgtgaagcgtctgtttgcgctttctaaaaatactaggactagggggcatgcgatgaagctacaatgtagtaaatttaaaatgaatcggagaaaaattttcttcacttaacgtgtaattaaactctggtattcattgccacagaatgtggtaaaggcggttagcttagtggagttttaaaaaggtttggacggcttcctaaaggaaaagtccatagaccgttattaaatggacttggggaaaatccactatttctgggataagcagtatagaatgttttgtacttttttgagatcttgctaggtatttgtgacctggattggccactgttggaaacaggatgctggacttgatggacctttggtctgtcccagtatggcaatacttatgtacttatcaaggttaaaaaatataaaacGAAAAGAGGCTATAGGAAAACATGaggaaaaaacaaaaggaaatgaATTACAATTTGATAGAGGATtaagagaaaagagggaagggaagtccTTGGAGGGAACAGGCCAGAAAGAATCAGTTTTGTTCAATGGCTTGAGTAAACAGCTAAACCTTAAGGTTTGTATGGGGTTTTTTTGTAATTTAATAGCTGGGTTCTCCTCCGATAGAGACAGGGTTGGtattccaaagggaggggggCAAGAACACTAAAGCAGGCATTGCAGAGAGAACCAAACCAAATGTGATCCCATCTTTCCATAATAAAGGCTGGTTCTCAGGCCCCCTGAGAGAGGTCTAGGACAGAATAAAAGTTCCAGAGAATGAAAGCTGAAATCCTTTCTACAGCACAAAACCTGAACAAGTGTGAAAATATCTGAACGTCCAGCCACATCACCACTGCATGCTTACAGAGAACCCCAACATTCGCCTTCCATGGGCCACagttcaagtcccatttctccttCCACTAGACAGTCATCGAGACTAGAGGTGCCCACTGAGGCCTGCTGCTTTTCAAGTGTTTATTTTAAGGGAATATTCAAAGAGAAAAGTCACACGTTGTGAAAATTGTACTCTG carries:
- the TNFSF14 gene encoding tumor necrosis factor ligand superfamily member 14, which translates into the protein MPDKEEVYPSVFIVDGQASIYPFVPMGRRKRRSCSPAYLVLTFLVLLALAGVAVEAYFLKQFQDELDRASSQLSDGINSSVAKMVQERTLTEEKPAAHVIGADYTQNASGEEALLWEYKRGLAFLHQVDYTNGHLHCRKPGHYFIYSKIQFGELKCESHHKESLLLIHGIYKKIPSYPQEMPLTVNQKPYCNRKDSDQWWDNSFLAGIFLLEEEEELYVKVPSKHIVRIKDGTRSYFGMFMI